CTTCCCGGGGAGGCTGAAGGAGAAGTCCAGCTCCTTCTCCTCCTCAAAGATCCGCTGCTGCTTCTCGTCCATGAGGGCGTACATGAGGCGGCGGGTCTCCTGGGGGGTGAGGGGCTCGTACTCCGTGGGGTGGAACTCCCCGTCGATCTTCAGCATGGGGGGCAGGCCCACGGTGATCACCAGGTCGCTCGCCCCCCGCTCCACCGCAAGCGCCAAAAGGTCCACCACGTCCGGGGTTTTGGCCATCGCTTTCCTCCTTTACTCAATGGTACGCGCCAGGACCTCCTCGAGGGTGGTGATCCCTTGGAGGGCCTTGTAGAGGCCGTCCTCCCTCAGGGTTTTCATCCCCTTCCTCCGGGCGATCTCCTTGATCTCCGTGGCCGACTTCCCCGCCACGATGGCGTGGCGGATCTCGTCGTCCACCACCAAAAGCTCGTGGATGGCGTAGCGGCCCTTGTAGCCGGTGCCGCCGCACCGCTCGCACCCCATGCCCTTATAGAGCCTGGCCCCTTGGATCTCCGCCTCGGAAAGCCCAAGGCGCCTTAGGGTCTCGGGGTCCGGCTTGACCTCCACCTTGCAGTGCTCGCATACCCTGCGCACCAGGCGCTGGGAGAGGACGCCGATGAGGGCAGCGGAGATGTTAAAGGGTTCCACCCCCATCTCGTCCAGGCGGGTGATGGCCTGGGCGGCGTCGTTGGTGTGCAGGGTGGCGATGACGAGGTGGCCGGTGAGGGCGGCCTCGGTGGCGATCTTGGCCGTCTCGGAGTCCCGGATCTCCCCTACCATGATGATGTCCGGGTCCTGCCTGAGGAAGGCCCTTAGCGCCCGGGCGAAGGTGAGGCCCGCCTGCGGGTTCACCTGGGTCTGGTTGATGCCCGGGATCTCGTACTCCACGGGGTCCTCAATGGTCTGGGTGTTCTTGTCGGGGGTGGCGATGCGCTTCAGGATGGAGAAGGTGGTGAAGCTCTTGCCTGACCCTGTGGGCCCGGTGATGAGGAAGATGCCGTAGGGTTTGGAGATCACCTCCTTAAAGCGTTCAAACACCCCCGGGGCGAAGCCAAGCTCCTCGATCTCGGGGATGTCCGAGGCCTTCTTGAGCAGGCGCATCACCGCCTTCTCCCCGTAGACCGTGGGCAGGGTGGAAAGCCGGAGGTCCACGTCTATGGCCCCCTCCCGGTAGCGCACCCGTCCGTCCTGGGGGAGGCGCTTCTCGGCGATGTTGAGCCCGCCCATGATCTTGACCACGGAGATCACCGCGTTTAGCGCCCCCTTGGGTAGGGTGCTGTACGGCCGCAGGGCGCCGTCAATCCGGAGGCGCACCTGGACGTCGTTCTGCCTGGGCTCAATGTGGATGTCGGAGGCGTCCTGGAGGTAGGCCTCCCGGATCACCTGCTTCACGAACTTCTGGGCGGCGCTCTCGTCCAGCTCCAGGGGGCTTGCGACCTCCTCCTCCGCCTGCTTTTTGGCGAATTCCTTGGCGATCTCCGAGAGCTCGGCCTTGCCGTAGAAGCGCTCAATGAGCTTGGTGATGGCGGCCTCCGTGGCCACGGCGGGGGCCACCTCGTGGTCCAGGCCCTTCCTCTTGAGGGCGAGGCGCACGTCGTCCAGGGCCAGGATGTTCCTCGGGTCCTTCATCAGGAGGACGAGGCGGTCTCCCTCGAGGCGGTGGGGGAAGACCCCATAGCGGCGGCACAGGTCCTCCGGGAGGAGGAGGGAGGCGCCGGGATCGGGGGGGTCCTCCTCGGGGTCAACGTAGGGGTAGCCCAGCTGGGTGGCCACCGCCTGGGCCAGGGCCTCGGGCCTGAGCTTCCCCGACTGGACCAGGGTGTCCTCCAGCCGGCCTCCGCCCTGCCTTTGCTTCTTCAGGGCCTCCTCCACGTCCTCGGGGCGGGCGAGGCCGAGCTCCACCAGGATCTCCCCCAAAGACTTGGCCCGAGGCAGGCCTTTCTGCACCTCCAGGGCTTCTTTCAGCGCCTCCCGGGAGAGCTTGCCCTCCTGGACCAGGACCTCCCCCAGGCGGTTCTTCTGCGGGTAGGCCCGGCGGAAGAGCTCCTCCCAGGCCTGGGGGAGGGTGAGGTAGAAGCGGACGGGCCGATTGAGGAGTTGGGCCACCGTCTCCTTGTGCCGGGGGTCGGAGAGGACCACCTCCACCTTCCCGTTTCGGAAGCCGATGGGCACGGCGCCGTAGCGCAGGGCATCGGAGCGGAGGAGGAGGAGGGCGGCGGAAGGGTCGGGGGCGATCCCCTCGGTGCTTTCCATAAACTCCAGCCCCTTCTGCTCCGCCAAAGCCCGGTAAAGGGCCTCCTCGGGGAGCCCCTTCCGCACCAGGATCCGCCCGAGGAGGTCCCCCGTCTTCTCCTGTTCCACCAAGGCCTCCTCCAGGGCCTCGCGGGAGATCCACCCCTTTTGCAGGAGGAGCTCCCCGAGCTTGAGCTCCTTCTGGCCCTCGCCCGAAGGCGGCGGGGGGACGGGGAGGCCGAGCTCCGGGTAGTGCTTGGCCAGGGCGTAGAGGAAGGCGCTTTTGGTGGTCTGGTATGGCTCCACCACGAGCCCCGTGAGGTCCTCCACCTCCTCGAGGCTCAGGGTGTCCAGGGGGTTGAGGAAGGCCACCCGCACCACCCCCGCCTCCTCGTCCAGGGCGAAGGGGATGGCCTTGAGTTCTTTGGCCTTTTCCGCGGGAAGGAGGGCCTTGGCCTTGGGGGGGATCTCCACTTGGGGGAGCTCCACCAGGGGGATGCCGAAGTGGTCCTCAATGGTCTGGGCGATCCTCCGCTCGGAGAGGAGGCCCATGTCCACCAGGACCTCGGCCAAGGAGCCCCCCACCTCCCGGTGCCGTTCCAAGGCCCGCTGCAGTTCCTCGTCCGTGAGGAGCCCGGCGTCCAAGAGGGCCGCCCCGAGCCTTTTGTCCCCTATGGTGAGCACGCTCATCTCGTCGCACCCCCTCGAGGCCTCCTAAAGGGAGCTTCCAGCATGCGTATGAAGCGGGTGTAAAAGAACTCCCGCTCCCGCAAGGGGGGGACCAGGACGGTGTAGGCCCCCACCAGGTTGCCCCCGAGGACGTCGGTGAAGACCTGGTCCCCCACCGCCGCCACCTCCCGGGCGGGCAGGCCCAGGGCTTTGAGCGCCTTGCGGAAGCCGAGCCAGGGTTTGAGGGCGGGGGCGTGGCCGGGGAGGTCCAGGAGGCGCTGCACGCGGGCGAAGCGCTCGGGGAGGGCGTTGGAGAGGAGGTAGACGGGCACCGCCCCCTTCAGGTCCGAAAGCCACGCTCGGTAGGCCTCCGGAAGGTCCTCCTCCCCGTAGGGGAGGAGGGTGTTGTCCAGGTCCAGGATCACCCCCTTGAGGCCCCGGGCCTTAAGCCACGCCGGGGTGAGGTGGAGGAGGGAGGGGAGGACCTCCCGGGGGAAGAGCATGCCTCCATTGTGCCACGGGCTCCTGTACGCCGCCTTAACGGGGAGGAAGCATGACGAGGCCCCACATCCTGCCCGTCCTCCCCCGGTCCCGGCGGTGGGAGAAGAGGTTGGGGGCGCAGTGGGTGCAAAGCCCCACCCGGTAGATCCGCTCCTCCTTAAGCCCCGCCCGCCGCGCCTGGAGGAGGAGGGCCTTTTCCAGGTCCAAGAGGTACTTCCCCGGGGCGGCGGGGTCCTCGCGGAAGGTGAAAAGCCCCGCCTCGGCGAAGCGGGCCGCCACCTCCTCGCCCACCTGGTAGCACGCCCCCCCGATTCCGGGGCCGATGGCCAGGTGGACCTCCGTGGGGTCCAGGCGGTAGACCGCCTCGAGGCGCTCCAGGGCCTTGGGCAGGATCCCCCCCACCACCCCGCGCCAGCCGGCGTGCAGGGCCCCCACGGCCCCCTTCGGGTGGTAGAGGAGGAGGGGGTAGCAGTCGGCCACCCCCACCCGGAGGAGAAGGCCGGGGGTGCGGGTGAGGAGGCCGTCCCCCTCCCAAAGCCCCGGCCCCTCCACCGGGTGGACCTCCGTGCCGTGGACCTGGCGGAGGCCCGCCACGGGCGGATGGCCGAAGGCCGCGAGCACCCGGCGTTGGTTCTCGGCCACCCTCTCGGGGTCGTCCCCGGTGGCGGCGGAGAGGTTGAGGCTGCGGAAGGGCCCCTCGGAGACCCCGCCTTCCCGGGTGGTGAAGCCGTGGGGCACCGGGAGGGGGGTGCGCAGGAGGGTCACGGGGCCACCTCCTCCAAAAGGCCTGAAAGCGCCTCGAGGAAGCCGTGGGCAGTGAGGTCCAGGCTCACCGGGGTTACGGAAACGTACCCCCGCCGCACCGCCCAGAGGTCCGTCCCCTCCTCCTCCTCCCCGGCGGGGGTGCCGGTGATCCAGTAGTAGGGCTTGCCCTCCGGGTCCAGCCGCTCCACCACCTGGTCCTCAAAGCGGTGGGTGGAAAGGCGGGTGACCAGGAGGCCTTTGGGCCTCGAGGCGGGGAAGTTCACGTTGAGGAGCACCCCCGGGGGCAGGCCCCGTTCCCCCACGGCCCGGGCGATGGCGAGGGCCCAGCGGGCGGCCTCCTGGAAGTCCAGGACCTCCCCCGAGGTGTCCAGGCTGAAGGCGATGGAGGGGATCCCCAAGGAGGCCCCCTCGAGGGCCGCGGCCACCGTCCCCGAGTGGGTGAGGTCCAGGCCCAGGTTCACCCCCAGGTTGATCCCCGAGACCACCAGGTCCGGCCGGCCCAGGAGGTGGACGCCCAGGACCACGCAGTCGGCGGGCGTCCCGTCCACCCGGTAGGCGGGGATCTCCCCAAAGCCGGCGCTTTGGGTGTGCTTGAAACGCAAGGGGCGGCGGACGGTGATCCCGTGGCCCACGGCCGACTGCTCCATGTCCGGGGCCACCACGAACACCTCCCCCAGCGCCCGCATGGCGAGGCCCAGGGCCTTGATGCCCGGGGAGAAGATGCCGTCGTCGTTGGAGACCAGGATGCGCATGGCCCCTCCATGATAGGAAAAGCCCCCCAACTGGGGGGCTTTAGGGGCAGTCCTCTCGTTAGAGGCGCCGGACCCGTCTGGCCTGGGGGCCCTTGCCGTTGCGGCCCGGCTCCACCTCAAACGCCACGCGCTCCCCCTCGTTGAGGGTGCGGAAGCCATCGGCCTCAATGGCCGAGAAGTGTACGAACACGTCGGGACCTTCCTCCTGCTGGATGAAACCGTAGCCTTTTTCCGCGTTGAACCACTTTACGATGCCTTCGTTCATGCCTACTCCTTCAAATCCCTTTCCAAACCCATCTTTGGCTTCGGAAAGTAGCTTATTGTTGCACGCGCCCAAGCAAAAGTCAACCCCTCCCCCTTGCTGAGCTCTCATCACTTTGAGGGCTGGGGCTTGACAAGGGAAGAGAAGAGGGGGGTAAGTAAGGTGTGCCGCCCACCACCCCCCTTTCCCAAGTTATCACCCTCTGGGTCCATAAGGTCTTCGCCTCCCTCAGGAAAACCATCCGCTCCAACCTCGCCCTCTTCCTGTCCACCCTCCTCACTACCCCCCTGGACCCCACCCTCTCCGACCTCGCCCGCAGAACCCCCCTCCCCACCCTGGCCCAAAGCCGCCTCAATCGCCTCTGGCGCTTCCTCCATCACCCCACCCTGCAAGACCCCTGGGCCCTCACCGAAGCCCTCCTCCCCCTCCTCGTCCCTCGTTTCCCCAAAGACCGCCCCCTCCCCCTCATCGTGGACTGGACCTTCACAGAGGACGGTAGGCACCAAGCCCTGGTGGCCGCCCTTCCCCTCAAGGGAAGGGCCCTGGTGGTGGCCTTCGCTCTTCACCCCCTCTCCCCTTTCCCCAGTCAAAACCGGGTGGAGGAGGAGTTCCTCCACCGCCTGGGCCGCGCCGTCCAGGACCTGGGATATACCCCCCTCTTCCTCCTGGACCGCGGCTTTGACCGGGTCTCCCTGATGCGAAAGCTCCAGGGGTGGGGCATGGGCTTCCTCATCCGCCTGCGGCAGAACCGGGAGGTGGAACCCCAAGGGGGGAAGCGCCTTCCCCTGAAGGAGGGCTACCAGCGTGTGGTCCACCCCCTGCGGGAGGAGGTCCGCCTTTTCGGACACGGTGGGGAGGGGGTAGAAGTCACCCTCCTGGTGTACCCAGGGGGTCGGGATCCCTGGTATCTGGCCTATTCGGGCCCTTTTGGGGGGGAGCCGCCCTATGGGTGGCGGATGTGGATTGAAGAGGGGTTTAGGGACCTGAAGGGGCAGGGGTTTGGGCTGGACCGCCATCGGCTGCGGACGGGGGCGAGCCTCAGGGGGTGGTTATGGCTTCTGGCCTTGGGGATGGCGCTCTTGGTCCTTCTGGGGGCGCGCTTGCAGGGCAGGGAATGGCTTCCCCGGCTTCTGGCCCATCCCGAGCGGCAAAGCCTCTTCCGTCTGGGCCGGATCGCCCTGGCCCAGGGGCCCCCGCCTTGGAGGGAAGCAGTGGTGGAGGAGCTGGTCAGGTTGCTTCAGGAACTGGGGGGAGGAAAGTGATGAGAGCTCAGCTCCCCCTTGACGCTCCCTCCAAAGCCCCTTTATAATCGCCGTGGAATGGCTTCCAAAGGAGGTGTGGTATGCAAAGGCGGGCCTTTTTGAAGAAGCTTGGCGTGGGCGTGGCGGCAAGCCTTGTTCTGGGCCCCGCCTTGGTGCGGGCGCAGTCCGGCCCCGTGATCCGCGTGGCCGGGGACTCCACCGCTGTGGGCGAGGGCGGCCGCTGGATGAAGGAGATGGTGGAGGCTTGGGGGAAGAAGACGGGCACCCGGGTGGAGTACATTGACTCCCCCGCCGACACCAACGACCGCCTCGCCCTCTACCAGCAGTACTGGGCCGCCAGGAGCCCCGATGTGGACGTCTACATGATTGACGTCATCTGGCCGGGCATCGTGGCGCCCCACGCCCTGGACCTGAAGCCCTACCTCACGGAGGCGGAGCTCAGGGAGTTCTTCCCCCGTATCGTCCAGAACAACATCATCCGGGGCAAGCTCACCTCCCTGCCCTTCTTCACCGACGCCGGCCTCCTTT
This region of Thermus thermophilus genomic DNA includes:
- a CDS encoding cold-shock protein; amino-acid sequence: MNEGIVKWFNAEKGYGFIQQEEGPDVFVHFSAIEADGFRTLNEGERVAFEVEPGRNGKGPQARRVRRL
- a CDS encoding YqeG family HAD IIIA-type phosphatase, with product MLFPREVLPSLLHLTPAWLKARGLKGVILDLDNTLLPYGEEDLPEAYRAWLSDLKGAVPVYLLSNALPERFARVQRLLDLPGHAPALKPWLGFRKALKALGLPAREVAAVGDQVFTDVLGGNLVGAYTVLVPPLREREFFYTRFIRMLEAPFRRPRGGATR
- the surE gene encoding 5'/3'-nucleotidase SurE; this encodes MRILVSNDDGIFSPGIKALGLAMRALGEVFVVAPDMEQSAVGHGITVRRPLRFKHTQSAGFGEIPAYRVDGTPADCVVLGVHLLGRPDLVVSGINLGVNLGLDLTHSGTVAAALEGASLGIPSIAFSLDTSGEVLDFQEAARWALAIARAVGERGLPPGVLLNVNFPASRPKGLLVTRLSTHRFEDQVVERLDPEGKPYYWITGTPAGEEEEGTDLWAVRRGYVSVTPVSLDLTAHGFLEALSGLLEEVAP
- a CDS encoding IS4 family transposase, with product MPPTTPLSQVITLWVHKVFASLRKTIRSNLALFLSTLLTTPLDPTLSDLARRTPLPTLAQSRLNRLWRFLHHPTLQDPWALTEALLPLLVPRFPKDRPLPLIVDWTFTEDGRHQALVAALPLKGRALVVAFALHPLSPFPSQNRVEEEFLHRLGRAVQDLGYTPLFLLDRGFDRVSLMRKLQGWGMGFLIRLRQNREVEPQGGKRLPLKEGYQRVVHPLREEVRLFGHGGEGVEVTLLVYPGGRDPWYLAYSGPFGGEPPYGWRMWIEEGFRDLKGQGFGLDRHRLRTGASLRGWLWLLALGMALLVLLGARLQGREWLPRLLAHPERQSLFRLGRIALAQGPPPWREAVVEELVRLLQELGGGK
- the pilB gene encoding type IV pilus assembly ATPase PilB; the encoded protein is MSVLTIGDKRLGAALLDAGLLTDEELQRALERHREVGGSLAEVLVDMGLLSERRIAQTIEDHFGIPLVELPQVEIPPKAKALLPAEKAKELKAIPFALDEEAGVVRVAFLNPLDTLSLEEVEDLTGLVVEPYQTTKSAFLYALAKHYPELGLPVPPPPSGEGQKELKLGELLLQKGWISREALEEALVEQEKTGDLLGRILVRKGLPEEALYRALAEQKGLEFMESTEGIAPDPSAALLLLRSDALRYGAVPIGFRNGKVEVVLSDPRHKETVAQLLNRPVRFYLTLPQAWEELFRRAYPQKNRLGEVLVQEGKLSREALKEALEVQKGLPRAKSLGEILVELGLARPEDVEEALKKQRQGGGRLEDTLVQSGKLRPEALAQAVATQLGYPYVDPEEDPPDPGASLLLPEDLCRRYGVFPHRLEGDRLVLLMKDPRNILALDDVRLALKRKGLDHEVAPAVATEAAITKLIERFYGKAELSEIAKEFAKKQAEEEVASPLELDESAAQKFVKQVIREAYLQDASDIHIEPRQNDVQVRLRIDGALRPYSTLPKGALNAVISVVKIMGGLNIAEKRLPQDGRVRYREGAIDVDLRLSTLPTVYGEKAVMRLLKKASDIPEIEELGFAPGVFERFKEVISKPYGIFLITGPTGSGKSFTTFSILKRIATPDKNTQTIEDPVEYEIPGINQTQVNPQAGLTFARALRAFLRQDPDIIMVGEIRDSETAKIATEAALTGHLVIATLHTNDAAQAITRLDEMGVEPFNISAALIGVLSQRLVRRVCEHCKVEVKPDPETLRRLGLSEAEIQGARLYKGMGCERCGGTGYKGRYAIHELLVVDDEIRHAIVAGKSATEIKEIARRKGMKTLREDGLYKALQGITTLEEVLARTIE
- the pgeF gene encoding peptidoglycan editing factor PgeF, with the protein product MTLLRTPLPVPHGFTTREGGVSEGPFRSLNLSAATGDDPERVAENQRRVLAAFGHPPVAGLRQVHGTEVHPVEGPGLWEGDGLLTRTPGLLLRVGVADCYPLLLYHPKGAVGALHAGWRGVVGGILPKALERLEAVYRLDPTEVHLAIGPGIGGACYQVGEEVAARFAEAGLFTFREDPAAPGKYLLDLEKALLLQARRAGLKEERIYRVGLCTHCAPNLFSHRRDRGRTGRMWGLVMLPPR